Within the Polypterus senegalus isolate Bchr_013 unplaced genomic scaffold, ASM1683550v1 scaffold_2955, whole genome shotgun sequence genome, the region AGACGTCAAGTGAATGAAGTCTGTTGTTTTCTAGCAGAGGTCACACATTCCTGCACTCGGGCCCCATTGATCACCTTATATGGGTGTCTCTTTTCTTCTTGGGAGCAACAAGTATTCAGCTAAAAGCAGAGCTCCACAACATATATTGTAATTTAACAGTCCACATGTAGAATTATGATTCTGTGATTGCTACTATAAACCAGATATTCCTGGTGTTTAACTCTTCAAACGTGCTTATAGCTGTATCTGATGCTAAGAAACCTGTCAAATGCATGAATGATTACTCCACAGTACACTCAGGAGTTTTCAAAAAGGTTACTTAACTTAGGCCTTACTGTATGACTTGCACAATTGAAAACTGTTTGCAGCTACTTTGTGTCCTGTAATCTGGATTTAAGTTTTTGGTAGAGGTTTATTTTTCCTCAGttatattataatacattttagaggAGTTCTTACCAGTGTTAATTTTCTTaggcatctttttttctttttttttttttaatggcatgtGGATGACGGAATCCCCAAGGCAGCATAATAAAGCTGCTAAACCATTTTTAGCAGAGGTTCAAGGTGCCAGATTCAGCATCCATTTTTAGAGGGGCTACACTGTCAAAGACCCCCAACTTGCCTTTTAAACACTTGGAATCTATACTGAAAACAAGCACATTAGAACAGTGTGCGCCACTAAATTCTAAAATTCATTGACAGACCCCTCTCATCGTTCCAAAGAGTTCTGCTTTTGTGACTTACACCAGTTGCTCATGGATGAGGCTCGGACTTCTGATGACAGAAAAAGGATATGCAGCTCAAGGGCACACTGAAACCCCCAGTCTCAACAAAAATCGGTTCCATTATAGGAGTCTCATAGATGGATATCCTCAGGGGAGAGTGGGTAATAAAATAGTGAAATTGATAAGATAAAAAAGTAATACAGCAATAGAGAATAAAATTGTTGCAGACCTGCATTGGTAaaaatttaacaaatattttattggtTCAAAACACCAGGTTCAGtaacttttttggaaaaaaaaaaaaactatattatgCAGTGCTAGCAAGCACATAAAGAGCAATTATTattctttctgaaaaaaaatcagatgtgaaATTCAACACAGAACAGAAAGTGGATCCAGGCTGAAACATTCATGTTTAGAAGTCCCCCCATTTTTAAACAGATGAAAAAACCCTAAAACTGGATCCTTATAAAACTCTGTAGTACCATAcaacataaacaataaaatacattataaggACTACAGTGACACAACAGAAAGAGtatgttacaaaatattaaaataacatactttaactgcTTAGTGTTTCACCAGCAGATCATGGTTTTTAAAAGCCAAACTTTAACTGAATTAACAGTCTCAAGTGTACAAAAGTGCATAACCAATTCTTAACTAGCTTGTTTTGGCAGAACATTCTCCAACAATACATCCCTACAATCCCTTTGTCATCTTCTTGCCCAAATGAATGGTTTCCCAGGGCCGAAACTCTTAACTGACGATTTCCCAAGTGGGGTACCACCACAGACAACAAGGAAACCAGACAGAAAGTGATACCAAGAAATAAGCACCCATTTGTCAATAAAGGTTTACATCAATTAGAACCTCTTCAGTTTAAAGAGAAGTTTGTGCATATTGTAGATTTCTACAAATTAATACACAGGCTAAATTTGTATTTGTGGTTAGTTCCTTTAGAGTAAGTTGACCTGTCAACTTATGTTTGCTAGGAAGCTGTTAACATATGAACTGTGCTACTGTCTTTTCTTTCAAGCCCCAATGTTGACCACAGGACAGTCATAAAAGAAAGtttcaaataagaaaacaaaaatacagtactGGCTTTAGACCAATAGgccaacaattttaaaaatatagctacaaaaaaaaaaaaaaaaaattaagtgtccaTGTAACATTTAGTTCTTGTAATCCTGAGGCTCTTCCCCCTCCTCATTGAGCAGACATGTGCGAATCAGGGCTTCTGTTACACTGTATGGATCACAGTTGGCTGAAGGACGGCGGTCCTCAAAGTAGCCTTTCTTATCCTGACCCACAGACCTTGGGATTCGGATACTGGCTCCACGGTTGGCCACCCCAGCAGAGAACTCATTGATATTGGAGGTTTCGTGATAACCAGTAAGCCGTCTGGCATTGTCCAACCCACCCTTGGGATCATAGGCACGGATGTGGTACTGATGCCTCTTGCTAAGCTTCTCAATGGCATCTTCGATGTATCTAAAGTAAAGAAATAGGCAAATGATAAATGTTAATCTTCACGTTGCAAAGATTTTTAGGAAAGGGAAAGATCTGACATCACCATACTTTGTATGGGCCAGtgtctaaaaaaatgttttacttgcatcatttccttttttctctctttaactATAGTAAGTTTAAATCTTAGAAGCAAGTTACAAAAATAACTCCATCCAATGTAAACAATAGGTAGTTAGTTGTCTGTGGTTCCAGAACAAACAAATCAGTCGCTACCAAAAGTCAGAAAAATCACACAAAAGCCACTGTCTGATGAAGTACACCTCTAAAACCAATTTCTAAACAATAAACTTGATTAAAGCTGAAAAAAGCCACTTACTTTAAGCCACCATCTTCTCTCATTTCCTTTGTGCTAAAATTGGTATGGCAGCCAGCGCCATTCCAGTTGCCAGGAATTGGTTTGGGATCAAATGAAGCAACGACACCAAAATCTTCACAGACTCGGTGCAGAATAAACCGAGCTGCCCACAAGTGGTCACCCATTTCAATTCCCTCACAGGGACCAACCTGGAACTCCCActacaaataaatgacaaaaagtgAGAAACGTTATAAACAGAACCcatcacattttattatacattttatcagCCGGATATCAGCCAAATTTTCAAATTTCAAGTTATCAAAGAATGTCTGCAATAATGTCTTCTATAGCATACTGCACTGGACCAAACAAGGCACAGAAAACTGCCAACAAGTTGTTACACACACTCAATTGCAGGATCATGGGAGAccgagcctatcccagcagcgcTGTCCGTTGCAGGGCAGGCTTGCTCTCAAGCTCACATTGAGCGAATTTActgtcacctaacctgcatgtttctaGGATGACTGGAGCTTAAAGACTATGCATGTCGAGTCCATAAAGCATTTTAATGATCTGCATGGGGCTTACCTGAGCTGGCATAACTTCAGCATTTGTCCCACAGATATTCACACCAGCGTATAAGCAGGCTCTGTAGTGTGCCTCCACAATATCTCGGCCATAAGCTTTGTCAGCTCCCACACCACAATAGTAAGGACctgtacaagaaagaaaaagttatTTTGAGTACTTATCACATTATCATGAAGACAGACTAACATTTTCAAACTGACAAAATTTAATGAAGCATCTCTGGTAAAATATTTTGTTCGGCCACACAGTATTATATTAACAAGTCTATCAAATTGTTATCTGTAATATTCGGTAAAGATCTTTGAGCATTCCGTACCTTGAGGACCAGGGAAGCCATTAGAGGGCCAGCCGAATGGATGTCCGTCTGTTCCAAGAATGGTGTACTCCTGCTCCATCCCAAACCATGGATGCTGATTCTCTACCATGCTCATAATATTCTTACATGAATTCCTAAGGTTAGTTTCTGTTGCAATAAAAATATTCCAAGTcagatttattttagttttccatGACTGAAGTTTGAACAATTTACTAAAATACAATCCCCAAAACATAACCTTACCTGCTTTTTTCCTGTTATATTTCAGCACTTCACACAGGACGAGCTTATTGGGGTCTTTGCGGAATGGATCCCGGAACATTGCAGATGGAATGAGGAACATGTCGCTGTTGGAGCCTTCGGACTGGTAGGTGCTTGATCCATCAAAATTCCATTCAGGCAGATCTGCATAGTGAGAACAGAGAAATACACtgttttgctttttgtgctttttcctgCTTTTCCATTCAAAAACTCCACTGCAAGAATGTCTTTAATTAGTAGTAACTAAGGCATTGAGGAACTACAGCTGAACAGCTTGATAGAACGTTTATCATTTGCAAGCTTGACAATGATGTCCAGATAGGAGTCTGACTGAAAATGACTAACATATTCAATTGCAAATTAAAATAGTGATCATCAATAGCAGAGTCCTCAAGCCCTGAAAAGGGACTATTCGGCACATGCGCAGTGCCGGCCATTACACAATGAACATCACTATTATTTGTAAGCGCTTGCTGCCGATCTTAACTACCCCGGTACCAAGGACTTCATTCACAGAAGATGTACTGTAGTTAAAAATTAATCAACTTTTCATACCTTCAATGCTTTTGGGTTCGAAGTCCAGTGTTCTCGTTTTACACCGAAGTCCCTCGCCGGTTCCGTCGATCCAGAAGTACATGGCCTGGACTTTGTCTCCCTGAGGGAGTTCCATGTAGCGCTGCTTCACATCTTTGCTGAGCTTTGAGCTGGCAGAGGTAGCCATCTTATCTACACGAGTGGTCCTGTAACGAGAAATATTGGAATTATTACTCCAGTGCGAGAGGATCGTTCCATGCGTCAGTCATCGCATCCAATCACGACAATAAAACAAAGGAAAGGCGAAACCGTTCATGTCTGAAGAAATAGTAACATGTAAACAAACCCTGTAAACTGTCTAAATAAGCCCTCCGAAAACCATCCAGAATAGCCCCGCTGAATTTTAAACCGTAGATGCTAAACAAAAGGAGTCCCCGCCGTTTTAAAATCCCAGGCACACACCGCATGTCCACCCACGTGCGGCAGATGCCAAGCAACACGCGAGATGATCGCGACCCTCCCCGGTATTACTCAATGCAGTCTCGCATGGCAGAAGGTGTTctgataaaatacaaataaaaaagtccCATCGGTTCACAGACAACCACTTGTCTCTGcagtaaacacacacatatgcGAGGAAGCAGTATAGCACATTCACATCTCAATAGTAACATCATATAAAACAAGTACCTGGCAACAAACAAAAGTGATGATAAAGAGATCGGAGCCGCTGCTCACTCCTCGATTTTGTAGTCAGTATACTTGTATTTGTCTCTACCATCCTTCTGCATCTAACGCATAGTTACAGTCTAATTTATAACCAGGATAATTAGATCCCATGAGTCACGATTGGCTGGGTGGGAACGTGATCGCTTCATGTTCAGCACATGCAGAGTTTCcattggatgaaaaaaaaaaagaaaagaaaaggagtagagtagagagagagagagagagagaaggaaggggGGGAGCGAGCAAAGACAACACTTGTTCAAATCAACTgattaaaaaaggcaaagaaCGATTTAATGTTAGAATTCGGCAGTTGCTACTCAGTGATGACATACTAATATTTTTTGGTTGAATAGAAGTTTGAAACTGTATTTTAGTTAAGCAAAATATATGTATTTCTAAAACGGTGTTTTTACTAAATATTGTTTCGCCACCTTGTGGTGTGAATCAGTATTGTTTTCAAGACGACTGCCGAAAGTACAGATCGTGCTGTTTACATCAGTTTCGATATTTTGAAACTCGCAATGAGTAGATGTCACAGATTGTGAAACGCATAAGTAATGCGAGAACCAGTCGTTCTCGGATGTGGTGAATTAAATTAATCTATTGGAATTGTTACGTCAAATTTGAAAAAGCGTTATGTCCGTTGAGTTTATGTTAGTACTCTTCTCCACGTTAAGCTCCATGGCTTTAGTGCGAGTTAATTATTTGTTATTCAGTTGCATTTAATGTGTTCATTCCGCAAAACCACAGCGAATGTAATTCTAGAATAATTTGTGAACTTTTAATTTTGGAATATGATCGTTTTGTGTATTCATCGGCATAGTGTGCTTTTTAGCTTACAAAATAATCAATAGCTCTCTGATTACAGGCGCTATGTACAAAGTATGGCATGATGAGTCATGTAGTAAGAAACTAAAAATggtacttttgttttcttaaatttttaaaggtacattttcttttgtgagatatttaaaaagaaaatgttttaaaatttagcTGCCACAACTGAAGCTCAAATAATATTCTCAGACtcacttaatcaaattcagtgtCATGGATGAGCCTCAGAATATTACAGCAATACTGAGCAAAAGGCCATGAACAGCCCAGGACGAGCCACAAATCAATCGCAGGGCCTActcacacacacaagggccacaCACAGACAACATCCGGGTGGAAGACTCCCAACAGAGTGTAACTGCAGGCCACAGTACCAATGAGGTGAGTCACGTAATGCCCCAGCATCACAAAACGCCTTCAACGTCAATCACAAAATGGCTATCGCATTACACTGTAGTTAAGATTAGAGTTGTGGGAGGGTTATCAGAATCAAAGGGCGTTTCAGGTTTCCAGTCCTGGGCACTGGATCACACAGGCCATTGTCCTGCCATGTCACCCATCACAGGGGTTTGAGGTTTAAAATGTGCAT harbors:
- the LOC120519942 gene encoding glutamine synthetase, whose protein sequence is MATSASSKLSKDVKQRYMELPQGDKVQAMYFWIDGTGEGLRCKTRTLDFEPKSIEDLPEWNFDGSSTYQSEGSNSDMFLIPSAMFRDPFRKDPNKLVLCEVLKYNRKKAETNLRNSCKNIMSMVENQHPWFGMEQEYTILGTDGHPFGWPSNGFPGPQGPYYCGVGADKAYGRDIVEAHYRACLYAGVNICGTNAEVMPAQWEFQVGPCEGIEMGDHLWAARFILHRVCEDFGVVASFDPKPIPGNWNGAGCHTNFSTKEMREDGGLKYIEDAIEKLSKRHQYHIRAYDPKGGLDNARRLTGYHETSNINEFSAGVANRGASIRIPRSVGQDKKGYFEDRRPSANCDPYSVTEALIRTCLLNEEGEEPQDYKN